Proteins found in one Paenibacillus borealis genomic segment:
- a CDS encoding Crp/Fnr family transcriptional regulator, with protein MILHRGEVLFRQGDGGQNLYRVKSGLFKVTRLHENGNMVLFNLLYPGETVPHHSLISPKEAHGTAVAMMKSEVELIPAAEWYRELREDPEKVMEIALLLQEKVRFMQTRLDHLTVGTPGERMALLTRWLNEYSHGAQLTDLLTQEEIGQLIGVRRETVNRLLRNQG; from the coding sequence ATGATTCTGCACAGAGGGGAAGTCTTGTTTCGTCAGGGCGACGGCGGCCAGAACCTGTACCGGGTGAAGAGCGGACTGTTTAAGGTGACAAGACTGCATGAGAACGGGAACATGGTGCTGTTCAACCTGCTGTATCCGGGTGAGACAGTTCCCCATCATTCCCTCATTTCGCCGAAGGAGGCGCATGGAACAGCGGTGGCCATGATGAAAAGCGAGGTCGAGCTCATTCCCGCTGCGGAATGGTACCGTGAGCTGCGGGAGGACCCTGAGAAGGTGATGGAGATCGCCCTTCTGCTCCAGGAGAAGGTGCGGTTTATGCAGACACGGCTCGACCATCTTACAGTCGGAACGCCCGGGGAGCGGATGGCGCTGCTTACCCGCTGGCTGAACGAATACTCACATGGCGCACAGCTGACAGACCTGCTGACACAGGAAGAGATCGGGCAATTAATTGGTGTACGCCGGGAAACGGTCAACCGTTTGTTGCGGAATCAGGGCTGA
- a CDS encoding PTS fructose transporter subunit IIABC encodes MKITDLMIQETMIMELQATTKEAAIDELIASLAASGRINDVKLFKEKILDREAQSSTGIGGGIAMPHAKTKAVKEATVVFAKSSAGLDFTSLDEAPAHLFFMIAAPDGAGNMHLRTLAALSRLLIESEFIEQLMGAKTPAEVTRLFDAKQAEAEAKAEAEAKAAAEKEALKKAAPQAAEPARMITGNPDSQSFVVAVTACPTGIAHTFMAEDALKKKAKEMGVNIRVETNGSEGAQNVLTADEIARASGVIIAADKNVEMDRFNGKPVLQRPVSDGIRKSEELIRIAVQGNAPIYHSSGRNEAGAASAKSGTIGSKIYKDLMNGISHMLPFVVGGGILLAISFLIEQVASVDNPLVKLLQTIGGGDGAFHFLIPILAGFIALSIGDRPALMPGMVGGIMALNANAGFLGGLAAGFLAGYVVIMLRKAFSGLPRTLDGLKPILLYPVFSLLITGAVMFYLFNPVFSWINEGMIDALNHLGTGNKVLLGLVLGGMMAIDMGGPFNKAAYTFAIGVFTSSGNTNGLMMAAVMAGGMVPPLAIALATTFFKHKFSDTERKSGLTNYVLGLSFITEGAIPFAAADPLRVLTSCIVGSAVAGGLTQLWNINVPAPHGGVFVAFLSSNALLFLLAVLIGSVISGLMLGLWKKPLAVK; translated from the coding sequence ATGAAAATTACAGATTTGATGATACAGGAAACTATGATTATGGAGCTGCAGGCTACGACGAAGGAAGCGGCGATCGACGAACTGATTGCCAGCCTCGCGGCCAGCGGACGCATTAATGACGTGAAGCTGTTCAAAGAAAAGATTCTGGACCGTGAAGCCCAGTCCAGCACAGGAATCGGCGGAGGCATCGCGATGCCTCATGCCAAGACCAAAGCCGTGAAGGAAGCGACGGTTGTATTCGCCAAGAGCAGTGCCGGACTCGATTTTACCTCACTGGATGAAGCGCCGGCGCATTTATTCTTCATGATTGCAGCGCCGGACGGAGCTGGAAATATGCACCTGCGCACACTGGCTGCGTTATCAAGGCTGCTCATTGAAAGCGAATTCATCGAACAGCTTATGGGTGCCAAGACTCCTGCTGAAGTAACCCGCTTGTTTGATGCCAAGCAAGCTGAGGCCGAAGCTAAGGCAGAAGCGGAAGCTAAGGCGGCAGCAGAGAAAGAGGCTCTCAAGAAGGCAGCACCGCAGGCTGCAGAACCTGCACGCATGATCACCGGGAACCCGGATTCGCAGAGCTTTGTTGTTGCTGTGACCGCATGTCCTACTGGAATCGCTCATACCTTTATGGCTGAGGATGCCCTGAAGAAGAAAGCCAAGGAGATGGGGGTTAACATCCGTGTCGAAACCAACGGCTCGGAAGGTGCGCAGAATGTGCTGACTGCGGATGAAATTGCCCGGGCGAGCGGTGTTATTATCGCTGCTGACAAGAACGTGGAGATGGACCGCTTCAACGGCAAGCCAGTCCTTCAGCGTCCGGTAAGCGATGGAATCCGCAAGTCAGAGGAATTGATCCGCATCGCGGTCCAAGGCAATGCGCCAATCTACCACAGCTCCGGCCGTAACGAGGCTGGTGCAGCATCAGCGAAGTCCGGTACGATTGGAAGCAAGATCTACAAGGATCTGATGAACGGGATATCCCATATGCTGCCGTTCGTAGTCGGCGGCGGGATCCTGCTGGCGATATCATTCCTTATCGAGCAGGTAGCCAGTGTCGATAACCCGCTGGTGAAGCTGCTGCAGACGATCGGCGGCGGAGACGGGGCGTTCCACTTCCTGATTCCGATTCTTGCCGGCTTTATCGCACTTAGCATCGGCGACCGCCCGGCACTCATGCCTGGTATGGTCGGCGGGATCATGGCCCTGAATGCCAATGCGGGCTTCCTCGGCGGCCTGGCTGCCGGATTCCTGGCCGGTTATGTCGTTATTATGCTCCGCAAAGCATTCTCTGGTCTGCCGCGTACCCTTGACGGTCTGAAACCGATTCTCCTGTATCCGGTATTCAGTTTGCTTATTACCGGCGCAGTCATGTTCTATCTGTTCAATCCGGTCTTCAGCTGGATCAATGAAGGTATGATTGATGCACTTAACCATCTGGGTACAGGCAACAAAGTACTGTTGGGATTGGTGCTTGGCGGTATGATGGCCATCGATATGGGCGGTCCATTCAATAAAGCGGCATACACTTTTGCTATCGGCGTATTCACTTCAAGCGGGAATACGAACGGGCTGATGATGGCCGCTGTTATGGCCGGAGGGATGGTGCCTCCGCTGGCAATCGCCCTGGCCACTACGTTCTTCAAGCATAAATTCTCGGATACCGAACGTAAGTCCGGTTTGACCAACTACGTGCTGGGCTTGTCATTCATAACGGAAGGGGCGATTCCCTTCGCTGCTGCAGATCCGCTGCGTGTACTCACTTCCTGTATCGTGGGTTCAGCCGTAGCCGGCGGACTTACCCAGCTGTGGAATATCAATGTCCCTGCGCCGCATGGAGGCGTGTTCGTAGCCTTCTTATCCAGCAACGCGCTGCTGTTCCTGCTGGCCGTCCTGATCGGCTCCGTCATTTCCGGGCTGATGCTGGGCCTCTGGAAGAAGCCGCTTGCGGTTAAGTAA
- the pfkB gene encoding 1-phosphofructokinase has product MIYTVTLNPSVDYIVEVEEFTIGGLNRMKRDMKLPGGKGINVSRVLKQLGVENTATGFLGGFTGGYIEQWLGQEKIASDFVHIADDTRINIKLKAGEETEINGAGPEIAESETASLLRKLDALKQGDIVILSGSTPPSLGGDFYSRLIAVCKQKGAEFVIDTTGQALTDALAHGPLLVKPNHHELAELFGTQISTREEIITYGRKLLEGGARHVLVSMAGEGALFISEQGVYHAAAPAGRVRNSVGAGDSMIAGFVGTLSLTGGDVLEAFRAGVASGSATAFSDDLADRQKIEQLRPLVVISQL; this is encoded by the coding sequence ATGATTTATACCGTGACGCTTAATCCTTCCGTCGATTATATCGTGGAGGTTGAAGAGTTTACTATAGGCGGGTTAAACCGGATGAAACGGGATATGAAGCTGCCAGGAGGGAAGGGAATCAATGTATCCCGTGTGCTGAAGCAGCTGGGGGTAGAGAATACCGCGACCGGTTTTCTGGGCGGTTTTACAGGGGGATATATTGAACAGTGGCTGGGCCAGGAGAAGATCGCAAGTGATTTCGTTCATATAGCCGATGATACCCGGATCAATATCAAGCTTAAGGCCGGGGAAGAGACAGAAATTAACGGAGCCGGACCGGAGATTGCGGAGTCCGAGACAGCTTCTCTGCTGCGCAAGCTGGATGCCCTGAAGCAGGGCGATATTGTTATTCTGTCAGGAAGTACTCCACCGTCGCTTGGCGGAGATTTCTATAGCAGGCTGATTGCGGTATGCAAGCAGAAGGGGGCGGAGTTTGTAATTGATACAACAGGGCAGGCGCTTACAGACGCGCTGGCTCACGGACCGCTGCTTGTCAAACCGAATCATCATGAGCTGGCAGAGCTGTTCGGCACTCAGATCAGCACCAGGGAGGAGATTATCACCTACGGACGCAAGCTGCTGGAGGGCGGCGCCAGGCATGTGCTGGTATCGATGGCCGGTGAAGGCGCATTGTTTATTTCGGAGCAAGGTGTTTACCATGCCGCTGCGCCTGCGGGCCGGGTGAGAAATTCAGTAGGCGCAGGAGATTCCATGATCGCCGGGTTTGTGGGGACCTTGTCGCTTACCGGAGGAGATGTGCTGGAGGCTTTCCGTGCCGGCGTCGCCTCAGGAAGCGCAACGGCATTCTCTGACGATCTGGCGGACAGACAGAAGATAGAACAGCTTCGGCCGCTCGTTGTAATTTCCCAGCTGTAA
- a CDS encoding DeoR/GlpR family DNA-binding transcription regulator, with product MFEEERKLSILQFIENHTRASVQELSQELSVSESTVRRDLKELEEARLLKRTHGGAVSLQSVNFEAAVPDKEDRFLDEKLRIARKAVEMIEEGDAILLDGGTTTLQIARALKSFRNLKVITNSIMALNELKDSRHIEVSITGGMLRPDTMAFVGPMTERSLDMVRVDKAFLGTNGLDIREGITTPNMLEAATKRKMISVAKQTILLADHSKIGQISFCKVADLQEMDHCILDTDTPDNFRRELEKMDVDYTIV from the coding sequence ATGTTTGAAGAAGAACGGAAGCTGAGTATTCTGCAGTTTATTGAGAACCATACAAGAGCATCGGTTCAGGAGCTATCCCAGGAGCTGTCCGTCTCAGAATCAACGGTCCGCCGCGATCTCAAGGAGCTTGAGGAAGCCCGTTTATTGAAACGTACACACGGTGGGGCAGTGTCCCTTCAGAGTGTAAACTTTGAAGCGGCTGTTCCGGATAAGGAAGACCGGTTCCTTGATGAGAAGCTGCGGATTGCCCGCAAAGCCGTGGAGATGATTGAGGAAGGCGATGCTATTCTTCTGGACGGGGGCACGACTACTTTGCAGATTGCCCGGGCGCTGAAATCGTTCCGCAATCTCAAAGTCATCACCAACTCGATTATGGCGCTTAATGAGCTGAAGGACAGCCGCCATATCGAAGTTTCGATTACAGGCGGAATGCTGCGGCCGGACACGATGGCTTTTGTCGGACCGATGACAGAACGCTCACTGGATATGGTACGGGTAGACAAAGCATTTCTTGGGACTAACGGGCTGGATATAAGAGAGGGCATCACGACTCCGAATATGCTGGAAGCCGCAACCAAGCGCAAAATGATCTCTGTCGCGAAGCAGACCATCCTGCTCGCAGACCATAGCAAGATCGGGCAAATCTCGTTCTGCAAAGTGGCTGATCTGCAGGAGATGGATCACTGCATTCTCGATACGGATACGCCGGATAACTTCCGCCGGGAGCTGGAGAAGATGGACGTTGATTATACGATAGTGTGA
- a CDS encoding general stress protein, giving the protein MPTLVLGIFGHRSDAALAIEELKENGIKTKNISAVTKQKNTLEIISHDTGIGAAQTGEGNEGLFGTARGLGVGLDMLADTAVAAGPAARKLAGADIETDGLTVSLIGIGIPQEDAEAYARHADMEHIIVIVFLDEEEQREKVDSIFAKHQVLPLSTGL; this is encoded by the coding sequence ATGCCTACATTGGTACTCGGGATTTTTGGCCATCGGAGCGATGCTGCACTGGCGATTGAGGAATTGAAAGAGAATGGGATCAAAACGAAGAATATATCTGCAGTCACGAAGCAGAAAAATACGCTGGAGATCATCAGCCATGATACCGGAATTGGTGCTGCCCAGACCGGAGAAGGCAATGAGGGCTTGTTCGGTACAGCCCGTGGGTTAGGAGTGGGGCTCGACATGCTGGCCGATACCGCTGTAGCTGCGGGTCCGGCTGCACGCAAACTGGCTGGAGCCGATATTGAGACGGATGGTCTTACTGTAAGTCTGATCGGTATTGGCATTCCGCAGGAGGATGCGGAGGCTTATGCCAGGCATGCCGATATGGAACATATTATAGTCATTGTCTTCCTCGATGAGGAGGAGCAGCGTGAGAAGGTGGATTCTATATTCGCCAAGCATCAGGTTCTGCCATTGAGCACAGGTTTATAG
- a CDS encoding AI-2E family transporter, with protein sequence MLQSKYFRTSLAIIAFLTILYLGSKVIFLFTPLVSIFNLLLVPMMLSGFMFYLLRPLVNFLETKKLGRALSILLIYLVFIGLFVLFWVLVWPTLREQIQNFIDNTPYLVEGLQNQFNKLQNDPSLSRFFKGDTDLATRLSGYLNDAITWVTNSMSNLIGVISSIVVVIATLPIILYYMLKDGHKLSPILQGLIPRKFRKEGQDMLKDIDSALSGFIVTRVLLNVVLGIMLYIGFLIIGLPYSLLLAVISIPLNFIPYVGSLLAAIPVIIVGFIESPSMALWSLIIIVVAQQIQDNVLSPIIYGKSLDVHPLTTVVLVLIGGDFFGIIGVLIALPVYMILKILFLRIYEIIIAEREDDPGGPGPITPAGIEIEIVKEEKL encoded by the coding sequence GTGCTTCAAAGCAAATATTTCCGGACAAGCCTGGCCATTATCGCCTTTTTGACGATATTGTATCTGGGTTCCAAAGTTATCTTCCTATTCACGCCTCTCGTGTCCATCTTTAATCTTCTGCTTGTGCCAATGATGCTGTCGGGCTTCATGTTTTATCTGCTGCGCCCGCTCGTCAACTTTCTGGAGACCAAAAAACTTGGACGCGCACTCTCGATTCTCCTAATCTATCTCGTCTTTATCGGATTGTTCGTACTGTTCTGGGTGCTGGTCTGGCCGACATTGCGCGAGCAAATCCAGAATTTCATTGACAATACCCCGTATTTGGTAGAAGGGCTGCAGAATCAGTTCAACAAGCTGCAGAATGATCCGTCATTGTCCCGTTTTTTCAAGGGCGATACCGATCTGGCTACCCGGCTCTCCGGATACTTGAATGACGCTATTACCTGGGTGACCAATTCCATGTCCAATTTGATCGGTGTCATCTCCAGCATCGTCGTAGTCATCGCCACGCTGCCGATTATTCTCTATTACATGCTGAAGGATGGACATAAGCTATCACCGATTCTTCAGGGCCTGATACCAAGAAAGTTCCGCAAGGAAGGCCAGGATATGCTGAAGGATATCGACAGTGCGCTAAGCGGCTTCATCGTTACGCGCGTCCTGCTGAATGTGGTGCTGGGCATTATGCTCTACATCGGGTTTCTGATCATAGGCCTGCCGTATTCACTCTTGCTTGCTGTGATTTCCATTCCGCTCAACTTCATTCCGTATGTCGGTTCACTGCTGGCAGCGATTCCGGTTATTATCGTTGGATTCATTGAATCTCCTTCGATGGCACTCTGGTCTCTGATCATTATCGTCGTTGCCCAGCAGATTCAGGATAATGTGCTGTCTCCGATTATCTACGGCAAATCACTGGATGTCCATCCGCTGACAACCGTTGTGCTTGTATTGATAGGCGGCGATTTCTTCGGCATAATCGGTGTGCTCATTGCGCTACCAGTATATATGATTCTCAAAATCCTGTTCTTGCGCATTTACGAGATCATCATCGCTGAGCGGGAGGATGATCCGGGCGGCCCCGGGCCAATAACTCCCGCAGGTATCGAGATTGAGATTGTTAAAGAAGAGAAGTTGTAG
- a CDS encoding IS3 family transposase gives MRFQFIEDHRSEFPVEKMCNVFQVSRSGYYKWRTAKPSPQATRKALLLKRITYHFHDSHGRYGSPKITVLLKREGYKVSERTVGKYMRELGLRSCVAKRFRVHTTDSNHPLPIAPNLLNQQFQTEKPNQAWVADITYIPCREGRMYLASVLDLCTREIVGWRLGDRMTTDLVQGALDDAYQAKRPGKGLIHHSDRGSQYASADYRGRLEKYQMTASMSRKGNCYDNACIESFHSLLKKEFVYWTRFKTKKQAYDSIYQYIEFFYNCKRIHGALGYVSPVQFAATFKRKTA, from the coding sequence CTGAGATTCCAGTTTATAGAAGATCATCGCTCCGAGTTCCCAGTGGAGAAGATGTGCAACGTCTTTCAGGTATCACGGAGCGGTTATTACAAATGGAGAACAGCGAAGCCCAGCCCCCAAGCCACCCGCAAAGCGTTACTGCTTAAGCGGATTACCTATCATTTTCACGACTCGCATGGTCGTTACGGTAGCCCCAAAATTACGGTTCTCTTGAAGCGTGAGGGGTACAAGGTAAGCGAACGCACAGTAGGAAAGTACATGAGAGAACTGGGCCTGCGCTCCTGTGTCGCGAAGAGGTTTCGCGTACACACGACCGACTCTAACCATCCTTTGCCCATTGCCCCTAACTTGCTGAACCAGCAATTCCAAACCGAAAAGCCAAACCAGGCGTGGGTCGCAGATATTACTTACATTCCCTGTCGGGAAGGGCGGATGTACTTGGCGAGCGTGCTGGACCTATGCACCCGGGAGATCGTAGGCTGGCGGCTGGGCGACCGGATGACCACAGACCTCGTACAGGGCGCTCTAGACGATGCCTACCAAGCGAAACGCCCCGGGAAGGGCTTGATTCACCATTCGGATCGAGGCTCGCAGTATGCCTCTGCAGACTACCGGGGACGCCTGGAGAAGTACCAGATGACTGCAAGTATGAGCCGCAAAGGGAACTGTTATGATAACGCCTGTATCGAATCTTTTCACAGCCTCTTGAAAAAAGAGTTTGTGTACTGGACTCGATTTAAAACAAAGAAGCAGGCCTATGATTCCATCTACCAATACATTGAATTTTTCTACAACTGTAAACGAATCCATGGGGCACTGGGTTACGTATCTCCGGTTCAGTTTGCAGCAACATTTAAGCGGAAAACCGCTTAG
- a CDS encoding transposase gives MSGTRRSYNEEYKKQTVKYIQEQTKTVAELALELDIPAKTLHQWLGKYRSFQSEPIATPDKVRELERQLKERDQQVADLTEEMAILKKAVHIFSNPKN, from the coding sequence ATGAGTGGAACACGGAGAAGCTACAATGAAGAATATAAAAAACAGACCGTAAAGTATATCCAGGAGCAAACCAAGACGGTGGCAGAACTCGCCCTGGAACTGGACATCCCCGCCAAAACCCTGCACCAATGGCTGGGGAAGTACCGGTCGTTTCAGAGTGAGCCCATAGCCACCCCAGACAAAGTCAGAGAGTTGGAACGTCAACTGAAGGAACGCGACCAACAGGTGGCAGACCTGACGGAGGAAATGGCCATCCTAAAAAAAGCAGTGCACATCTTCAGCAACCCAAAGAACTGA
- the ung gene encoding uracil-DNA glycosylase, with translation MFGNDWDEVLKEETHKPYFEELRYALAREYKQYTVYPPKDKLFSALKLTPYSKTRVVILGQDPYHGAGQAHGLSFSVEPGVRIPPSLRNIYTELHNDLGVPVPNHGSLLHWAEEGVLMLNAVLTVREGQPNSHKGLGWETFTDAIMEKLNERTEPMVFILWGSHAQLKGASIDRSRHKVIQSPHPSPFSAHRGFLGSHPFSQANSYLESHGLTGIDWSIPNV, from the coding sequence ATGTTCGGCAATGATTGGGATGAGGTACTGAAGGAAGAAACGCATAAGCCCTATTTCGAAGAACTGCGTTATGCGCTGGCACGTGAATATAAGCAATATACAGTCTATCCGCCAAAGGACAAGCTGTTCTCGGCGCTGAAGCTGACGCCTTACAGCAAGACACGGGTGGTCATTCTGGGTCAGGACCCGTATCATGGAGCGGGACAGGCTCATGGACTGAGTTTCTCGGTCGAGCCGGGAGTACGGATTCCTCCCTCACTGCGCAATATTTATACTGAGCTGCATAATGATCTGGGGGTACCTGTTCCGAACCATGGGTCTCTGCTCCACTGGGCAGAAGAAGGGGTTCTGATGCTTAATGCCGTGCTGACAGTACGTGAAGGCCAGCCGAACTCGCATAAAGGCCTGGGCTGGGAGACGTTTACCGATGCCATCATGGAGAAGCTTAACGAACGGACAGAACCAATGGTGTTCATTCTGTGGGGCAGTCATGCCCAGCTCAAAGGGGCTTCGATTGACCGCAGCAGGCACAAGGTTATTCAGTCTCCGCATCCGAGTCCATTCTCGGCTCACCGCGGATTTCTCGGCAGCCATCCGTTCTCTCAGGCTAACTCCTATCTGGAGTCGCACGGGCTTACAGGAATCGATTGGTCCATACCGAATGTATAA
- the rnhA gene encoding ribonuclease H codes for MAKQKYYVVWEGKQPGVYSTWAECQAQTDHYTGAKYKSYESRAAADTAYKAGWKGNWGTGASSSGAGAKSKSANSWSRSASVETSEEIDYDSISVDVGTRGNPGPVEYKGVDTQTGDIIFSCGPISKGTNNLGEFLAIVHALALLKKEGSSRTVYTDSVNAMKWVKQKKVATTLPRDASTEEIWTLIDRAESWLRSHTYENKVLKWQTKQWGEIKADYGRK; via the coding sequence ATGGCTAAGCAGAAATACTATGTAGTGTGGGAAGGCAAGCAGCCGGGAGTGTACAGTACGTGGGCAGAATGCCAGGCGCAGACTGATCATTATACCGGAGCGAAATATAAGTCCTATGAGAGCAGAGCGGCGGCTGATACGGCCTACAAAGCAGGCTGGAAAGGTAACTGGGGCACAGGTGCGTCCTCATCCGGCGCAGGTGCCAAGAGCAAGTCTGCTAACAGCTGGAGCCGCAGCGCCTCGGTAGAAACGTCGGAGGAGATTGATTATGACAGCATCTCTGTAGATGTCGGCACCCGCGGCAATCCCGGACCGGTTGAATACAAAGGGGTAGACACGCAGACCGGGGATATCATTTTCTCCTGCGGTCCGATCAGCAAGGGAACGAATAACCTTGGAGAGTTTCTGGCGATTGTCCATGCCCTGGCTCTGCTCAAGAAGGAAGGCAGCAGCCGGACGGTCTATACCGATTCTGTTAATGCGATGAAATGGGTGAAGCAGAAGAAGGTAGCTACAACCCTGCCCCGGGATGCTTCCACAGAGGAAATCTGGACGCTGATTGACCGGGCGGAGAGCTGGCTGCGCAGCCATACATATGAGAACAAGGTGCTGAAATGGCAAACGAAACAATGGGGCGAGATCAAAGCGGATTACGGGCGCAAATAA